In one Micromonospora polyrhachis genomic region, the following are encoded:
- the yidC gene encoding membrane protein insertase YidC, with amino-acid sequence MSLDWIYWAISWILLFWHSAWDTIGVPATAVLGTNWSWILAIIFLVVTVRAILFPVFVKQIKSQRAMQALQPKVKALQEKHKGDRETLQKEMMELYREEKANPLMGCLPMFLQIPVFLGLFHVLRRLSPANEGKTLYGWAADQFDSAASAKIFTAPIAGKFGSTADELAALGANGTTVKIMAGVLVLMMITTTYLTSRQMILKTGWAEDPQQRMIQRLMLYGIPASLLISGAIFPIGVIIYWVTNNLVTLAQQQWVLRKFPPPPTANAGKTTKPAAKAKPGLFGRKAVETKPEVKPVPKVAGPKPGAKPVNPKKGRPAKPQS; translated from the coding sequence TTGAGTCTCGACTGGATCTACTGGGCGATTTCGTGGATCCTGCTGTTCTGGCACTCGGCCTGGGACACCATCGGCGTGCCGGCGACTGCGGTGTTGGGCACCAACTGGTCCTGGATCCTCGCGATCATCTTCCTGGTCGTCACCGTTCGAGCGATCCTCTTCCCGGTCTTCGTGAAGCAGATCAAGTCGCAGCGGGCGATGCAGGCGCTCCAGCCGAAGGTCAAGGCGCTTCAGGAGAAGCACAAGGGTGACCGGGAGACGCTCCAGAAAGAGATGATGGAGCTCTATCGGGAGGAGAAGGCCAACCCGCTGATGGGTTGCCTTCCGATGTTCCTGCAGATTCCGGTCTTCCTCGGTCTCTTCCACGTGCTGCGTCGGCTCAGCCCGGCGAACGAGGGCAAGACGCTCTACGGTTGGGCGGCGGACCAGTTCGACAGCGCGGCCAGCGCCAAGATCTTCACTGCCCCGATTGCCGGTAAGTTCGGCTCTACTGCAGATGAACTCGCCGCGCTCGGTGCCAACGGCACCACCGTCAAGATCATGGCGGGCGTCCTGGTGCTCATGATGATTACCACCACCTACCTGACCAGCCGACAGATGATTCTGAAGACCGGTTGGGCGGAGGACCCGCAGCAGCGGATGATCCAGCGACTGATGCTCTACGGCATCCCCGCCTCGCTGCTGATCTCTGGCGCGATCTTCCCGATCGGTGTGATCATCTACTGGGTGACGAACAACCTGGTCACCCTCGCCCAGCAGCAGTGGGTGCTGCGCAAGTTCCCGCCGCCGCCCACCGCCAACGCCGGCAAGACCACGAAGCCAGCTGCCAAGGCCAAGCCCGGACTCTTCGGCCGTAAGGCCGTCGAGACGAAGCCCGAGGTCAAGCCTGTCCCCAAGGTGGCCGGCCCCAAGCCAGGCGCGAAGCCGGTCA
- the yidD gene encoding membrane protein insertion efficiency factor YidD, protein MLAGPIIAYRRWISPALPARCRFYPSCSAYALTAIAQHGALRGASLAVRRLLRCHPFHPGGYDPVPEPGGRRRADVTGAPN, encoded by the coding sequence ATGCTGGCCGGACCCATCATCGCGTACCGTCGTTGGATAAGCCCGGCACTGCCGGCCCGCTGTCGGTTCTACCCGTCGTGCAGTGCCTACGCCTTGACTGCGATCGCGCAGCACGGTGCGCTCCGGGGAGCATCGCTGGCGGTACGACGGCTGCTGCGCTGCCACCCTTTCCACCCTGGTGGATATGACCCGGTGCCGGAGCCGGGCGGCCGCCGCCGTGCCGATGTGACTGGAGCCCCGAATTGA
- the rnpA gene encoding ribonuclease P protein component: MLAATQRLRHSREFAAAIRGGRRAGRGAVVVHLDLPIPTAPSRGLDGNSSAEPARSTGAEQASVPTRAGFVVSKAVGGAVVRNAVRRRLRHLVRDRLSDLPAGSTLVVRALPGADQLSYVRLGADLDAALAAARTARRAGRRSR; this comes from the coding sequence GTGCTGGCGGCCACGCAACGCCTCCGCCACAGCCGTGAGTTTGCTGCGGCAATCCGAGGCGGACGACGTGCCGGTCGCGGTGCTGTCGTCGTACACCTTGACCTGCCGATCCCCACAGCCCCATCCAGGGGCCTAGACGGAAACTCGTCGGCCGAGCCGGCGCGGAGCACAGGTGCGGAGCAAGCTTCCGTGCCGACCCGCGCCGGCTTTGTCGTGTCCAAGGCCGTTGGCGGAGCGGTGGTACGCAATGCCGTCCGGCGTCGGCTGCGACATCTCGTCCGGGACCGGCTGTCCGACCTGCCGGCCGGCAGCACCCTCGTGGTACGGGCGCTACCCGGTGCCGACCAGCTCTCGTACGTCCGGCTCGGAGCCGACCTCGATGCGGCGCTCGCCGCCGCCCGGACCGCTCGTCGGGCGGGGCGGCGATCCCGATGA
- the rpmH gene encoding 50S ribosomal protein L34 produces the protein MSKRTYQPNNRRRAKTHGFRLRMRTRAGRAIISTRRTKGRARLSA, from the coding sequence GTGAGCAAGCGCACCTACCAGCCGAACAACCGCCGGCGCGCGAAGACCCACGGCTTCCGGCTGCGCATGCGCACCCGGGCCGGCCGCGCCATCATCTCGACCCGCCGCACGAAGGGCCGTGCCCGCCTGTCGGCCTGA